One window from the genome of Bufo bufo chromosome 4, aBufBuf1.1, whole genome shotgun sequence encodes:
- the SOX7 gene encoding transcription factor SOX-7: MTALMGSYAWSESLDCSTMDGDLSDGLSPHRSPREKGSETRIRRPMNAFMVWAKDERKRLAVQNPDLHNAELSKMLGKSWKALSPSQKRPYVEEAERLRVQHMQDYPNYKYRPRRKKQVKRICKRVETGFMINGLSRDQNSGPDNRACRSAGDKEDNQGYPSGASLQDMRGYRESQSGGGGSKHDQSYPYGLPTPPEMSPLDAIDQEQSFYPSSCTEDHNPHINGPTYQPEYTRNHILCNHLGQMPMPQPGAPMIPNCPPTYFNSSYHHSVPHNYPHHAHLGQLSPPPDQPHYDSIEHISQAELLADMDRNEFDQYLNTSILESCEMAINGHIQVSQSVDLQPQETTSLISVLADATATYYNSYSVS, translated from the exons ATGACTGCACTGATGGGATCTTACGCCTGGTCTGAGAGTTTGGACTGCTCCACCATGGATGGAGACCTCTCAGATGGACTGTCCCCTCACAGGTCTCCTCGGGAGAAAGGCTCAGAGACCCGCATCAGGAGACCCATGAATGCCTTCATGGTCTGGGCAAAGGACGAGAGGAAGAGACTGGCAGTGCAGAACCCAGACCTCCACAATGCGGAGCTCAGCAAGATGCTAG GAAAATCCTGGAAAGCTCTGTCTCCCTCCCAGAAGAGACCTTATGTGGAAGAGGCCGAGAGGCTGAGGGTCCAGCACATGcaggattatcccaattacaagtaCAGACCCAGGAGGAAGAAGCAGGTCAAACGGATCTGTAAACGGGTGGAAACTGGATTTATGATCAATGGCCTCTCCAGGGACCAGAACTCTGGGCCAGATAACAGGGCCTGCAGGTCAGCTGGAGATAAAGAGGACAACCAGGGTTATCCTTCTGGGGCAAGTCTGCAGGACATGAGAGGCTACAGGGAGTCTcagagtggtggtggtggcagcaagcATGACCAGTCTTACCCATATGGGCTCCCAACCCCACCTGAGATGTCACCACTGGATGCCATTGACCAAGAGCAGAGTTTCTATCCATCTTCATGCACTGAAGACCACAACCCTCACATCAATGGGCCTACTTACCAACCTGAATACACCAGAAACCATATTCTCTGTAACCATTTAGGCCAAATGCCCATGCCACAACCTGGAGCACCCATGATACCAAATTGTCCACCAACCTACTTCAACTCTAGTTATCACCACTCAGTGCCCCATAATTACCCTCATCATGCCCATCTTGGTCAACTGTCACCTCCTCCTGACCAGCCACATTATGACAGCATAGAGCACATCAGTCAAGCAGAACTCCTTGCAGACATGGACAGGAATGAGTTCGACCAGTACCTAAATACCTCCATACTGGAGTCCTGTGAAATGGCGATAAATGGACATATCCAGGTGTCACAGTCTGTAGACCTGCAACCCCAAGAGACCACCAGCCTCATCTCTGTCCTAGCAGATGCCACTGCCACATATTATAATAGCTACAGCGTTTCCTAG